In Thermosipho atlanticus DSM 15807, one DNA window encodes the following:
- a CDS encoding 6-phosphofructokinase — MRVLYAQSGGVTSVINASAYGVLDEARKAGMEVFVGIHGVTGILKEHLLKINDMDIEGLKYTPAGAFGSCRRKMKTQEDISKLFDVIEKYKIEYFFYNGGNDSMDTAWRIAQEAKTRGFPLKVIGVPKTIDNDLPYTDHCPGYGSAAKYIAISIMEASLDLRSMYVDSTRVFVMEIMGRHAGWLVAAAGLGWLNGIGADIILFPEVYFNKEKFLERVDEIIRKKGYCSIAVSEGIRYPDGFFVSDMGYTDSFGNRQLGGVGFTIAGMIRSELSLKTHVAIPDYLQRSGRHIASKTDIEEAEMVGRTAVRLALSGVTGVMITIERKSNNPYTVEYGTVELNKVADQTKYLPEEFHDDFEITENFVEYAKPLIEGELFPQFRNGLPKYTIFREVEEQ, encoded by the coding sequence ATGAGAGTTTTATATGCTCAATCTGGGGGTGTTACTAGCGTTATTAATGCTTCTGCGTATGGTGTATTGGATGAGGCAAGAAAAGCAGGCATGGAAGTGTTTGTGGGAATTCATGGGGTAACTGGTATTTTAAAAGAACACCTTTTAAAGATAAACGATATGGATATAGAAGGATTAAAATACACACCCGCGGGAGCTTTTGGTTCTTGTAGGAGAAAAATGAAAACACAAGAAGATATAAGCAAATTGTTCGATGTAATTGAGAAATATAAGATCGAGTATTTTTTCTATAACGGTGGTAATGATTCAATGGATACCGCCTGGAGAATTGCTCAAGAAGCAAAAACTAGAGGTTTTCCATTAAAAGTAATTGGTGTACCTAAAACTATTGATAATGATCTACCGTATACCGATCATTGCCCTGGCTATGGTTCGGCAGCTAAGTATATTGCTATTTCGATAATGGAAGCTTCGCTTGATCTTAGAAGTATGTACGTTGATTCAACTAGAGTTTTCGTTATGGAAATAATGGGTAGACATGCTGGTTGGTTAGTTGCTGCAGCTGGACTTGGTTGGTTAAATGGTATTGGTGCCGATATTATACTATTTCCTGAAGTGTACTTTAACAAAGAGAAATTTTTGGAAAGAGTTGATGAAATAATTAGGAAGAAGGGCTATTGCTCCATAGCTGTTTCAGAGGGTATTAGATATCCAGATGGTTTTTTTGTATCTGATATGGGGTATACCGATAGTTTTGGTAATAGGCAACTTGGTGGAGTTGGTTTTACAATTGCAGGTATGATAAGGTCTGAACTTTCCTTGAAAACACATGTTGCTATTCCTGATTATCTTCAAAGAAGTGGAAGGCATATAGCCAGTAAAACTGATATTGAAGAGGCAGAAATGGTTGGAAGAACTGCAGTAAGATTAGCCCTTTCCGGAGTAACTGGTGTAATGATAACAATAGAGAGAAAAAGCAATAATCCATACACTGTAGAATATGGAACTGTTGAATTAAATAAAGTGGCGGATCAAACTAAATATCTACCAGAAGAATTCCATGACGATTTTGAAATTACGGAAAATTTTGTCGAATATGCTAAGCCTTTAATTGAAGGTGAGTTATTCCCACAATTTAGGAATGGTCTTCCAAAATATACGATTTTTAGGGAGGTTGAAGAACAATAA
- a CDS encoding proton-conducting transporter transmembrane domain-containing protein, with protein MFNIYVLLETLTLLIVLLILSGEKFEYKLTGLKYIFASTVAMNIYLIGVGIHYYKTGTFDIQNLSGISELLMKSALISKAGIFLFGLWLPEVYSDSEVEVSALLSSVYTQSVLFPLIRIGIGKDFYFLGIITFFFGAIFALLSKDLKKLLAYSSMSQLGLMLLNPVIAPLYVLIHGVSKSILFLSTRYIERNLDKERTFSIFLFLAVFISFFSQSGISFTLGGYLKEQIISSKMLSVIFSFVTSLYAGKVFSRNIYYSKDHFLLFLFSLILIYPFFVDFISLFVVLTGMFVGKVVFSKVNIEFRFSTEIILTFMIFSISIFSLFGVI; from the coding sequence TTGTTTAATATTTATGTTTTGCTTGAGACTTTAACATTGTTAATTGTTTTACTAATATTATCGGGTGAAAAATTTGAATATAAACTTACTGGATTGAAATACATTTTTGCAAGTACAGTTGCAATGAATATATATTTGATAGGAGTTGGTATTCACTATTACAAAACGGGAACTTTTGATATTCAAAATCTTTCAGGAATTTCAGAACTATTGATGAAATCTGCGTTAATTTCAAAGGCTGGTATTTTCCTATTTGGATTGTGGCTTCCGGAAGTTTATTCAGATTCAGAGGTGGAAGTTTCGGCTCTTTTATCTAGTGTGTATACACAATCAGTTTTATTTCCATTAATTAGAATAGGTATTGGCAAGGATTTCTATTTTTTGGGTATAATAACATTCTTTTTTGGAGCAATATTTGCTCTTTTATCAAAAGATTTAAAAAAGTTATTGGCATATAGTTCAATGTCTCAATTAGGTTTAATGCTTTTAAATCCTGTAATTGCTCCTTTATATGTATTGATTCATGGAGTTTCGAAGTCCATTCTTTTTTTAAGTACAAGGTATATTGAACGAAACTTAGATAAAGAACGGACTTTTTCCATTTTTTTATTTTTAGCAGTGTTCATTTCATTCTTTTCTCAATCAGGTATTTCATTTACATTAGGAGGTTATTTAAAAGAACAGATTATAAGTTCTAAAATGCTGTCTGTAATTTTTTCTTTTGTTACCTCACTTTATGCTGGGAAAGTATTTTCTCGCAACATATACTATTCAAAAGATCATTTCCTCTTATTTTTGTTTTCGTTAATTTTAATTTATCCATTTTTTGTTGATTTTATATCACTTTTTGTGGTTTTAACAGGGATGTTTGTTGGAAAAGTTGTTTTTTCTAAGGTTAATATTGAATTTAGATTTTCAACAGAAATTATATTGACTTTTATGATTTTTTCAATAAGCATTTTTAGTTTGTTTGGAGTGATTTGA
- a CDS encoding iron-containing alcohol dehydrogenase, with protein MENFVFYNPTKLVFGKNTVEKIGEYLKKDKVKRVLLLAGGGSIKKNGVYEKVVRSLMENSIEKIEVWGVRPNPVLSKVYEAIEVAKKEKVEAILAVGGGSVIDSAKAVAAGVLYEGDVWDFYLGRSNPKKALPLYAILTLSATGTEMNGNTVVTKEETLEKFAFGSIHVYPKLSIVDPEVQYTLPSNQTVNGAVDAISHVMEYYFDGTKRTDLIDRVDEGIISTLIETTEALLNDPKDYDARANFALATTLALNGVSGMGHRGGDWSSHAIEHALSALNPDVAHGAGLAVVFPAWMKYVYRKDPSKFRRFGRVIFRLKHSTPEKAIEALKKWYKKIGAPITLKELGFKREDIDELTEIAAKTAPMGKLVILEKEDIRKILEIAYEEE; from the coding sequence ATGGAAAATTTTGTTTTTTATAATCCTACAAAGTTGGTTTTTGGTAAAAATACCGTGGAAAAGATAGGAGAATATTTGAAAAAAGACAAGGTAAAAAGAGTCCTTTTACTTGCAGGTGGGGGTTCTATAAAGAAAAATGGAGTATATGAAAAGGTTGTCAGGTCATTAATGGAGAATTCTATTGAAAAAATCGAAGTTTGGGGGGTAAGGCCTAATCCTGTTTTAAGTAAAGTTTATGAAGCAATTGAAGTTGCTAAAAAAGAAAAAGTGGAAGCTATACTTGCTGTTGGTGGTGGTAGTGTTATCGATAGTGCAAAAGCAGTAGCTGCTGGTGTACTATATGAAGGTGATGTTTGGGATTTTTATCTTGGTAGATCAAATCCAAAAAAAGCTTTACCACTTTATGCTATTCTTACTTTATCTGCAACTGGTACAGAAATGAATGGAAATACTGTTGTTACAAAAGAAGAAACTCTTGAAAAATTTGCATTTGGTTCTATACATGTTTATCCAAAATTATCAATAGTTGATCCAGAAGTACAATATACTTTACCCTCCAATCAAACAGTTAATGGAGCAGTAGATGCAATAAGTCATGTAATGGAATATTATTTTGACGGTACAAAAAGAACAGATTTAATTGATAGGGTTGATGAAGGGATAATATCAACTTTAATCGAGACAACTGAAGCTTTACTAAATGATCCAAAAGATTATGATGCTCGTGCTAATTTTGCATTAGCAACTACCTTGGCTTTAAATGGCGTTTCTGGAATGGGGCATAGAGGAGGAGATTGGTCCTCCCATGCTATAGAACATGCATTAAGTGCTTTAAATCCTGATGTAGCACACGGCGCGGGTCTTGCGGTGGTATTCCCGGCATGGATGAAATATGTCTATCGAAAGGATCCTTCAAAGTTTAGGAGATTTGGTAGGGTAATATTTAGGTTAAAACATAGCACTCCAGAAAAAGCAATCGAAGCATTGAAAAAATGGTATAAGAAAATTGGTGCACCTATTACCTTGAAAGAGTTAGGTTTTAAGAGAGAAGATATTGATGAACTCACAGAAATAGCAGCTAAAACAGCTCCTATGGGGAAATTAGTGATTCTTGAAAAAGAAGATATAAGAAAAATATTGGAGATTGCGTACGAGGAGGAGTAA